The Elaeis guineensis isolate ETL-2024a chromosome 3, EG11, whole genome shotgun sequence region TAATAGTGGGCAAAGATATATTTTTTCGATTATTACTTGTTCTTTTCTGATTTATCAAACTTACATCACAAAAAGGATTTTTGGTTACATTGGTTCAAATAAATATGACAAGTAGGAGTCATTTTGTAAGTTGTGTGCATGTTGTTTGATACAAAGATAATATCTATTCTCCCTTTTCTGATTTATCATGCCCTTTTACTTAATCTAATTCAGATTTTGTGTGTAATCTTTGATTTCTATATGGAAGATTTTTTTACAATACATCTTTTCTTGTACTTAATTCTCAGCAAATTGTACCACCTGTGCTTAATTCCTTTCTCGACCCAGACAGCAGAGTTCGATACTATGCTTGTGAAGCATTATATAACATAGCAAAGGTAAGTATGGGCCTATTGACTGTGATGGCTTTGAATTTATTACTACTGTTAGAAGAATAGTGTATTCTTCATGCTATTTGGGACCTTaatcctctctctctcactctctcactCTCTCACTATCTGTCTATATCTCTTAGGTTGTAAGAGGAGATTTCATCATATTTTTCAATAAGATATTTGATGCACTTTGCAAGCTCTCGGCAGACTCGGATGCGAGTGTGCAGAGTGCTGCTCATCTCCTAGACAGGCTTGTAAAGGTAAGatattaatttgatttttttccatAAGAAAACAtgtcaagctttttttttttttttttgttctagttgtagtttaattgaatatgataacCAGGATATTGTAACCGAGAGTGATCAATTCAGGTGCACCATCTGGCCCTAgttgtttaaattttaaataatgaatGCCTGTTTCTAAATATGTCATTACATGACCATATCATCTTCTTTATGTATTTAAAGCATAGAAGAATTTATACCACTTTTGAGAGAGCGCATGAATGTACTCAACCCTTATGTACGCCAATTTCTGGTGGGATGGATCACTGTATTGGATAGTGTTCCAGATATTGATATGCTTGGTTTCCTTCCAGATTTTCTTGATGGTAATTTTCTGAAGTAAGAAATATCCATTCAAATTATTTGCGCTCCTACCTTTTGAACAAAATCTTACACCAATGATTCATCCTTCGCAGGATTGTTCAACATGTTAAGTGATTCCAGTCATGAAATACGTCAACAAGCGGATTGTGCACTTTCTGAATTTCTGCAAGAAATTAAGAATTCTCCAGTAAGGCTTCTGTTCTCTAGATGAAAGGTGGTTTGTGAGGCATTTTTTCACAGAAGTAGATCGGAAGTTTCTTATGATTGATCCTTTTCCTCTATAGCTATATTCAGACATCAACTTATttcctatatatatatttttttaagatttctgTAGATGCTGTTTCTTTATCAAAAGATAAATTATCTGGAGCAATATTACTTAGTTGATCAAGCTCTAAAAGTACAAGATATGGTTAAATTGCctcttaatttctaatttgacatGTGCATGTTATGAAGAATGTGGACTATGGTCGTATGGCTGAAATATTGGTACAGAGGGCAGGTTCGTCTGATGAATTTACTCGGTTGACAGCTATCACATGGGTAAGGCTAAGTTCCTCTTAGAGTTGTAGCAGTCATGCTATGTTTTTTGAATTCTAGTTTCTTGACTAATGGTGATAGTTTCTCAACTATTATGACATAAAATTTCTTCTAACATTTTCCCCTTTATCTTGTTACCTATTATTGGTATCAGGATAGATAATTTACATTTTGCCTATTTAATGATGCAGATTAATGAATTTGTAAAACTTGGTGGAGACCAGCTTGTTCCCTACTATGCAGATATTCTCGGAGCTATATTGCCTTGCATATCTGATAAAGAGGAGAAGATTAGAGTggtaaaattacttctttatttGTTGCAATTGCAGTCAACAGtttcttgttttgttttgttttgttttttttttttaaatttaaaaaaatcaaacttttatATTGTGCTCAGGTTGCTCGTGAAACCAATGAAGAGCTTCGTGCCATTCGAGCTGATCCGGCTGAGGGATTTGATATAGGAGCCATCCTCTCTATTGCAAGGAGGTGCATTTTTTTGTCACCTGGGAAACAGCTAGGTTTAAAGGTTACTTATGCCTCTATAATTCATGTGTTAATATACCCCCTTGTGCCTTTAAATGAGCAACAGGAGAAAGCTGTGCAGGAAGTGTTTCTTGTATTGTACTATTACATGTTTTTGGGGCAATAATCATTTTAAACAAAATGGACTAGCCATTTTATGATCATGTGATAGTTGTCATGGTTTTCCTATCAGAGAATTAACTAATGAATGGGAGGCTACTCGAATTGAAGCATTGCATTGGATCGCAACTCTTTTAGCCCGGCATCGAGCTGAGGTAATTCAGTAATTGGTTATTTAAAgaatttatatgaaaaaaatttatgtgtGTATGCAAGTGGTATAAATTTTTAGGGTTTCTTATGTTATTCTTCTAGTTATTGTGATTGATTGCCACTTGTATGCTTAACTAAGGAGGAAtgatttttgaatttctttgtatTTGCAATGGAAACTCCACACATACTCATTTACTTTGCAGGTCATAATCTGTGAGTATTGTTTTTAACCCTTTTGCTTGTTCATATTTTAACGGGAAATGCTAGCACCATCTGATTTCAATGAAAATGTTATAGTTGTGTGAATCCTAATATTATGCAGAGAAGGTACTTCAAACCTATGTTATATGGACTTTGCATATAAGTGTTTATGCATCCATGTGTTGAATCCTTCTAGTCTTTAAAAATTTCTTCTTATGGTTCACGTGTTGTATGAATACCTATTTCTAAATGTTGGGTGTGTGTTTTAGGGTATACCGAAGGGTTTGCATAATAGAGCAAATAATGATATACTCAACTACTGCACCATTTGAAGAAGAGATCCGCTCTGTTTATGCAGCGCTGCATAAGAACCGCAAGGCCGACTGTCCAAACTAAGTAAAATATTGGGCCTTTATAATGGCTTTTATTTAGAAAGGAGAAGGAAAATTTACTTGGATAGTATTTGGTGCCACATACaaattgctagagaagtttgCAAGAGTGAAATAACAAGGTTTTTTCTAAAAGGGAAGATGAGTTGTTGAAGGAACTCTTTAGAAACATTAAAAGAAACAACATTAAATCCACTCTTTTACTTTGATCTGAGGAGGTGACACTTGCATTACAAGGATTTGATATAAGCTGCTCCCCCCCCTTCCCTTCCCTCCATTTCATACATTGTTACCTTTTTGTTGATAGGATTATCAAGATCCGTGTCATGCTTGATTGCTTTCATCTCTCTATctctcccccccctctctctctcactcatgtGGGCTGTTTAATTTAATGAAATTTGTCGCAAGAGAGATGCATTCATTTCTGTGTACATTGGCTAGGAGGGTTTGTTTTCAAGAATGGATTTAACACAAGCACGTCTGGTGTGGGGGAAACTAAAATATTTCTGTAGCTGATCATATCCACTCATTCACCTCTACATACTCGAGAGAAGAAGATGATTCGGATGGACAGTCAATTGCGTTTTCTAAAGCTTGAGTTTGAATTGACACTAATTATATTCATATCTTAAATGCTACCTAAGTAGATTCTCCTTGCTTGCTTGTCAATGCTAATGTGCCCTTCTCTCTAACTTCTTTTTCACCCTCTATATAAATTattcagtaaaattttattgACATGCTAGAGTTAGAGCACATTCCCTGGACAACAGCTTGCAATGTTCCAACTTCCCAATGCCTCCAGAATGAGTTATATCAACTAAAATTACAAGGACAGTGTTCTCTTAGTTTCTAATTTTGGGAATAAACCAAGCCGATCCTAAATAATTGTGTTGTAATTTAGATCAGTTTAACAATGAATTTCTACacctttcataaatcatattggtTATAATTCTGTGAAAGTTGAAACAAAAAAAATAGTGCGTCGAATTTTTCCCCTAATTGATGATATATTTATCCGTTTATGACTTGAGGCTTGATTGTAATGGAGTATTGCAAATGCTAATTTGTTAGGCATCAAGGAATTAAAGCTAACAATGTGGTTATTGTGAGTTTATTAAAGATTTCAACAAGGGAGTGATGTTGAGCTCAAAAAGGTAGTTGCAGTGAGACTTGTAAGTTTTTAATCATAGTGAGATGAAAAGATAAGAGATTGTGCCGTCTTATCTTTTTAGACTTGTTATAGATGTGCCATATAGTGTTATTCAAGAGCAATGTGatatctaattaatttatatGCTGAGAATAACAATGGACTCCTTGGATTTAAGTGAGAAACATTTAGAATTTATAATTTTACACAAATCAGAATTAGTGCAAATTAAATGGAATACAtcgatagtaaaaaaaaaaaaattaaggccACGTGTGATTAGTGACAAAAAGAGGTAACTAAGTTGATTTTGCTTTATCATGCAGTTATATTTAGGCACTATTCATGTGGTACTAAATGGTCTAAACTCTAAAACTCTAAACTTGTGCTTCTGATGGTTGcttaatgatagtttagttcCATTTTGCTGGTGGGACTGGGTTGGTTCGGGCTCTAGATCTTTTGGATTCTTTAGAATTAGTTTGGTTGGTCGCCCTTGTGccgtttcttatttttctttaattttttctgtCACCTAACATTTTGATCCTGGTTTGATTTTTTTCACTCCAAGTCAGGTCTGATCTGGTCATTTCTGGATTTGCTTTGATTTGGGTCATGTTAACCTGGTCCTTTATAGCTCTTGTTTTGCCAAACTTTTCATTATACAGTAATAACTGTGAGATCGTGAATGCCTGTCACGTATGCAGTCACACTTATGTACATTACATCATTAATATTGTTACCATGTAGGCATGTGTTTATTTTCATGTCATGCATGCACATGTGCATGAATTTATGTTCTTGCGGATGCTTGTCAGCTTGTCTCATATAAAGTGCAATGCTCTTTCTATATTTTGTGCATTTCAGTTGCCAACACCCGTATTCATGTGGATGTGTTGGTGGTTATGCTGGTGAATTTGCATACTCTTGTGGTCATATCAGTAAATTTGCATGTGCAATGGCTTTTTTTATGTCTTTAATCCAGTCCACTTACTATACTGCCTTTGTACCTATTCTGTTATTTGAACTTTGTTCTTCTAAGTGATTCATGACTTTATATGGAACAGGTTATTTCATATTTGAATGAAATCTTTGGTTCCCTTCTAAGTGCACTTTCAGATCCTTCTGATGAGGTAAATATCTTGAAGATACTCTTGTTCAATTTCATTAACATTCCTTTTGAGTGCTGCTTGTTTGTCAGAAACAAGATAACACATCATTCATGTAATCATTTATGAATAAGGAGCCAGAAATACTTGTATACCAGTATGTAACCTATGCGATGTGTGGGGTACagttttctctcctttttccaaCTGTTCTTGAAGTACaatatagcagtgtgattaattaTAATGAGTAAAAGACTTCAATAGCCAAGTTTCTTTTGCACATTAAACAACTAACTTTAATGATGACCAAGCAGAAACTCCCGTTATTAATACAGACTTCACTAATATCAGTATCTATACAGTGAATGGAGAACTACGCAGAGGCTGAGCCTTCATGGAAAAACTCGTTGCTAACACTGGCATCACTAATATTGGTCCTGTGCGATGCACGGGGTATGGTTTTTCTCCTTTTTTCCAATGATTCTTTAAATGTGATATGATAATATAGCAAATTATAAGGCTTCAATAGCTAAATTTCTGTTGCACATTAAGCAATGAATTTTAATAATGGCTGAGTAGAAACTCCCATCAAATATCTAAACTGTATAATAATATCAATTTAGATAAGCATAATATCTATCTATTCTAGCTAGATAATATTCTCAAGAGTATCAATTAtacttatattaattatataagtaTTGTTGATACTTACTATGTATAATACTAGGATATTCAATTATCTATGATAATTTATACTCATTTATCATTAAATGGACAGATAATATGATACTCACTTATAACATATATCTGTTAGTAAGTGATTGTTAGAGGCCTAACTTCCTCTTCTATCAGCTATTAGCCAAAATAAAGAACTGTTTTAGTAACATTATTAATACAGACATCTATGTAACGAATGAAGAGCTCAGCGTAAGATGAGCCTTCATTTTAATGTGTATAAATAGATAAATAGAATGAATATAAGAGCCCTACTTATTATCTAAAATGAAGAACTATAGTAATGACATTTTTAATACAGGCATCACATGGTGAATGGAGAGCTCGGCACAAGCTAAGCCTCCATTTTAGATATATATAATAGATTCTTTGCAATGTCATGCTTgcttcatttatttatattatgtttTGCATGCAACTTATATGTGTATGTTGTTTTTAACCGCAAGTGAAGCTGGCATTGCACCTATATTGTATCATTTCTGAACACTTTTTCCCTGTATCTCTGAATGCTAAACCTTTGTTAAGTTCTGTCACATATAGTAACAAAATTGGTGAAGTTGATGCAGAATTTTGATGCACTTTAGTATAATCATATGAACTGTCTGGAGTgttattttctcttttcttacttTTTCTGGTGTTTCTGTTGTTAAGAAATCCATGAGCCGTGAACTTTTGTTAGTGTTCCTCTGTTTGTTGCTGGGCTGTTTTTTTCTGTTAAGTGTGAGCTTTTTAATTATGCCGCTTGATGCTGAATCCTTCCACTGCTTTTTACTTACAATTAGCTATTAAGTGACAGCAATAAAAATGCCTTCAGTATGATCCTAAAAAGTTCATTTCTCATCTTTTAGACTGCAAAATTCTTTGACTTTGGTTTCCTTCGtggtttttgaatttaaattagactACTACTGGTtcattattttttgcatgaaTAATGTAGAAATTAAAAATAGCGGGAGTACTATTTTAGCTAAAATAAGTTGTCTACTGGATTTGCATGAGTGCGTTGACATTTGTGAAAGATGCCTGATGCCATTTTTGCTTGCACACTGAGCTGTATTGCTACAATTTGTCCAAGATGTGAGTGAGACCTTTAGTTTCTTTTTGGTATTGATATCCTCTTAATTTGTTGGTGCTGTTCTAATACTCCTTTACTACAGTATTGTGTTTGTGTATATTTATGGTCAGTACCCAGTAGGTCTTTAGTCCCTCAACCCTCATCAGTATTGTGTAAAATTTAAAACCATCGTGTGCACTGGCTTCATAACAGTATAGTTGACTGCAAGGTTTAAAGTGTTGGTCCATGCTGGATTGTTCTACGTGTGCTGCGGGACCAATTGCAGGGTATCATCCTTTGCCACCCCTCGTTGGCTCGTTCCAGTTTGGTTGGGTTGGCTTGGTACCAAGCAAAATAatccatctttatttttatttttttatttttattttggcatgTCATGGAATCTGCTGTGCCGACCACTGGCTGGGAACAGGCCTGCTGTTGGCATTTAAATCCTTCATTGACTGTTCATCTTTCTACAGCATGATTCCAAATCTCCATTACAagttgaaacttttcatgtgatTGTTGCTGCTTCACtgctaatcaatcaaaattttcctGCATATTCTTATTTGCAGGTGGTTCTGTTGGTGCTAGAAGTGCATGCATGCATAGCAAAAGATGACCAACACTTCCGTCATCTTGTTATTTATCTAGTCCATAACTTTCGAAATGATCGGATGCTCCTTGAAAAGTATGGTTTGTTTCACTTTTCTTGTATCATCTATATCTGTGACTGCACTGGGATTTCTTTTGTCCAATTCCTTAAGAAATGGAATCAAAACTGTCACACCTCTActggaataaaaaaaatatggaatgtATAACTTGCAAAATGTACCAATTACAAATTTTTATTTGTTACATTTTCAGGCGTGGTGCTTTGATAGTACGTCGACTTTGTGTTCTTTTGGATGCGGAACGGGTTTTCCGGGAGTTTTCTACAATTCTAGAGGGTGAAGATGACTTGGATTTTGCATCCACTATGGTTCAGGTTTTCTTTATTTCGGAGATCAATAACTATCTTTCTCttcaaagaaaagagaaaattaacCTTGGTAATTTAATGTTTCAGGCCTTGAATTTGATTTTACTCACATCAGTGGAATTGGCTGAGCTACGAGCTCTACTAAAGCAATCATTGGTGAACTCTTCTGGCAAAGACTTATTTGTTTCTTTGTATTCTTCTTGGTGCCATTCGTCAATGGCAACAATAAGTTTGTGTCTGCTAGCCCAGGTGAGCATATATTGCCATGGGCTGTTCTGCGTCTTGCCTGAATTCTTATAGTTAAATTTCTGACTTTGTGCTTTCTTTCACCAAAGGCATACCATCATGCCAGTTCTGTAATTCAGTCACTGGGAGAAGAAGACATAAATGTGAAGTTCTTGGTGCAGCTGGACAAGTTGATCCGCTTGCTGGAGACTCCAATCTTTGCTTACCTACGATTGCAGGTATACACTCTGTAGCTGGTTTTGTATACGTTTTCGTCTCTCTTGATGAGCcaattcctttttttctttttgggtggAAAGTTCTTTATTTTCATGGAAGGAATTCTTCAACCTTAGCAAACTATCCTGCTTGATATGTtgacaaatctatatctggactGGATAGGCAAGAAAGAACTAAGATTTTTGAAATGTCTTTCTTGGCAAATTGGTTTTGAGACCCTACTTTTTTGGATTCTTCTCCCAGGCCATTTGCTTTTGCTGAATGGATCTTGTCCTAAGATAATCTCAGTGAACTGTAGCTTCTAGTTGTGTCAACTGATCACCATGTTTAAAAGAGGTGACAAATGTAGATCTTTCTTGTAAACTGTCTCTTGGTGTTGGTCGTGGGGCACTTGATGCATAATTTGATGAGGTCAATTTTGTGAGCCCTTGTTCCATGATGAAACATGTCCCTGATTGTCCTGTTACCACTATGGATCTTGCTGAACGGCTCTTGTCCTGAGATAATCTTGATGAACTGTAGCTTCTAGCTGCCTCAACTGATCAACATGTTTGAATGGGGCGACAAATGGATCTTTCTTGTAAATTATGTCTCTTGGTCTTTGGTTGTGAGACAACATATCTGAAAGAGGTGACATTGTGGATCTTTCTTGTAAATGGTGTCTCTTGATGCATAATTTAATGAGGTCAAGTTTGCGATCCTGTGTTCCATGATCAAACTGTCACTGAATGTCCTGTTACCACTATGGATCTTAAATAGATGTTTAGATCATGTGATATATTCTGTTGCTAGTCTCTAAGCTGGGCTCTGATTACTGGATCCTTCAATATCTTCATTTCTTTCATGATAAAGTCTTCCATGATCAGATCCCTAACCATTATATTTGCAGTAACTAGCTGTCATTTGTGAAGTTAGCAGCATATAACTCGGGTCTTTTCACATTCTTAGTTTTTGCCTCATTATCTGGTGTTTGGCATAATTTTTGATCTTTGCTGATTTTCTGAAACTGTTGTCTGTACCTTCCATCTTCCCATCAATGCAAGTGAATTTGTAACTGCTTTTTTTGCATTGTCTATTCAAGAGATTCAGAATGTGTTGTCATGGTGCTAGATCTTTTGGCATTACTACCATTTTGATGTATTCATTCCTTGTTTGGATGATATATTCATAACTGGAAAAAAAGATTTGTAAGATCAGGGCTGCTATTACTGGGTGAATCATCATCAGATCCTGATGGACCTAAAGTAAGATAGATATTGATA contains the following coding sequences:
- the LOC105041105 gene encoding protein VAC14 homolog, with product MADPLSIIPASVLRNLADKLYEKRKNAALEIEGIVKQLALAGEHDKIAAVINLLTTEFTYSPQANHRKGGLIGLAAATVGLTTEASQHLEQIVPPVLNSFLDPDSRVRYYACEALYNIAKVVRGDFIIFFNKIFDALCKLSADSDASVQSAAHLLDRLVKDIVTESDQFSIEEFIPLLRERMNVLNPYVRQFLVGWITVLDSVPDIDMLGFLPDFLDGLFNMLSDSSHEIRQQADCALSEFLQEIKNSPNVDYGRMAEILVQRAGSSDEFTRLTAITWINEFVKLGGDQLVPYYADILGAILPCISDKEEKIRVVARETNEELRAIRADPAEGFDIGAILSIARRELTNEWEATRIEALHWIATLLARHRAEVISYLNEIFGSLLSALSDPSDEVVLLVLEVHACIAKDDQHFRHLVIYLVHNFRNDRMLLEKRGALIVRRLCVLLDAERVFREFSTILEGEDDLDFASTMVQALNLILLTSVELAELRALLKQSLVNSSGKDLFVSLYSSWCHSSMATISLCLLAQAYHHASSVIQSLGEEDINVKFLVQLDKLIRLLETPIFAYLRLQLLEPGKHTWLLKTLYGLLMLLPQQSAAFKILRTRLKTVPSSSFSNDLKRTSSGSPCSQILQITEDSNRNKDAANIYNAINFPSRLQQFEHMQHRHRMHAKIQLQSRNSTSSTWSQEMQRSEESRRPSPLPDLSCSPSRSYWSIPGQSQH